One genomic segment of Mycolicibacterium psychrotolerans includes these proteins:
- a CDS encoding phospho-sugar mutase, whose product MTSDLHAAVREWLAHDPDPGAAAELAACTDIELADRFAAPLTFGTAGLRGPLRAGPNGMNLAVVLRTTWAVATVLSRRGLGGDHVVVGYDARHRSAEFGRACAEVFAAQGFPVLLMFTPVPTPAVAFTVRRTGAAAGVQITASHNPASDNGYKVYFPGGLQIIPPVDAEIEAAIATAPAADEIPRSPVAVSGADQIRAYVERAATVRRATGSVRVALTPMHGVGGEYALDAFALAGFADVHVVASQFAPDPDFPTVAFPNPEEPGATDALLTLASDVGADIAVALDPDADRCAIGVPTPTGWRMLSGDETGWLLGDYILSQGDASSAVVASTVVSSRMLASIAAGYGARHVETLTGFKWLARADSEVPGTLVYAYEEAIGHCVDPAAVRDKDGISAAILACDLVAALGAEGRSLPDALDELARRHGVHTTTAVTRRVESPSAAAEVMVRLRAERPTLLAGFAVDVTDLAPRTDALVFSGGDDTTSVRVVVRPSGTEPKLKCYLEVRCAGDLAAARERAARVQSGLVDDVRSLV is encoded by the coding sequence GTGACGTCCGACCTCCACGCGGCAGTCCGGGAGTGGCTGGCTCACGACCCGGACCCCGGCGCGGCCGCCGAACTGGCCGCCTGCACCGACATCGAGCTCGCCGACCGCTTCGCCGCGCCGCTCACGTTCGGCACCGCGGGGTTACGCGGACCGTTGCGCGCCGGCCCCAACGGCATGAACCTCGCGGTGGTGCTGCGCACGACGTGGGCGGTGGCGACGGTGCTGAGCCGGCGCGGGCTCGGCGGCGACCACGTCGTCGTCGGCTACGACGCCAGGCACCGGTCCGCGGAGTTCGGCCGTGCCTGCGCCGAAGTGTTTGCCGCGCAGGGATTTCCGGTTCTGCTGATGTTCACTCCGGTGCCCACGCCTGCGGTGGCCTTCACGGTGCGCCGCACCGGAGCAGCAGCCGGCGTGCAGATCACCGCGTCGCACAATCCCGCGTCGGACAACGGCTACAAGGTGTACTTTCCTGGCGGGCTGCAGATCATCCCGCCCGTCGACGCCGAGATCGAAGCAGCCATCGCCACCGCCCCGGCCGCCGACGAGATTCCCCGCTCCCCCGTCGCCGTGTCCGGGGCCGATCAGATACGCGCCTACGTCGAACGAGCGGCCACCGTACGCCGCGCCACCGGATCGGTGCGCGTCGCGCTCACCCCGATGCACGGGGTCGGCGGCGAGTACGCCCTCGACGCGTTCGCGCTGGCCGGCTTCGCCGACGTACACGTGGTGGCGTCCCAGTTCGCGCCCGACCCCGACTTTCCCACCGTCGCCTTCCCCAATCCCGAAGAGCCGGGCGCCACCGACGCGCTTCTGACGCTGGCGTCCGACGTCGGAGCCGACATCGCCGTCGCGCTGGACCCCGACGCCGACCGGTGCGCCATCGGAGTGCCCACCCCTACCGGCTGGCGGATGCTCTCCGGCGACGAAACCGGTTGGCTGCTGGGCGATTACATCCTGTCGCAGGGTGACGCATCGAGCGCGGTGGTGGCGAGCACCGTGGTCTCGTCGCGGATGCTGGCCAGCATCGCCGCCGGCTACGGCGCCCGGCACGTGGAGACGCTCACCGGGTTCAAGTGGCTGGCGCGCGCCGACTCCGAGGTGCCGGGCACGCTGGTGTACGCCTACGAGGAAGCGATCGGGCACTGCGTGGATCCGGCCGCGGTGCGAGACAAGGACGGCATCAGCGCCGCGATCCTCGCCTGCGACCTGGTGGCCGCACTGGGCGCCGAGGGACGGTCGTTGCCCGACGCTCTCGACGAGCTGGCCCGCCGCCACGGCGTTCACACGACAACCGCCGTCACCCGGCGCGTCGAATCACCCTCCGCCGCAGCAGAAGTCATGGTCAGGTTGCGCGCCGAGCGGCCCACCCTGCTCGCCGGCTTCGCCGTCGACGTCACCGATCTGGCGCCGCGCACCGATGCGCTGGTGTTCTCCGGCGGCGACGACACCACGTCCGTGCGGGTGGTGGTGCGGCCGTCGGGGACCGAGCCGAAACTGAAGTGCTACCTCGAGGTTCGGTGCGCGGGCGACCTCGCGGCGGCACGGGAACGCGCCGCACGGGTGCAGTCCGGCCTCGTCGACGACGTCCGCTCGCTGGTGTAG
- the upp gene encoding uracil phosphoribosyltransferase — translation MDVRVVDHPLAAARLTTLRDERTDNAGFRAALRDLTLMLVYEATRDLRVETVPVRTPLAETAGARLANPPLLVPVLRAGLGMVDQAHALIPEAQVGFVGVARNEETHQPTPYLESLPDDLSARPVIVLDPMLATGGSMVHTLELLFARDAVDVTAICVVCAPEGLAALEKAAPELLLFTASVDSGLNEIAYIVPGLGDAGDRQFGPR, via the coding sequence ATGGATGTGCGCGTTGTCGACCACCCGCTGGCCGCGGCGCGGCTGACCACTCTGCGCGACGAGCGCACCGACAACGCCGGCTTCCGTGCGGCGCTGCGTGACCTGACGTTGATGCTGGTGTACGAGGCCACCCGTGACCTTCGTGTCGAGACGGTGCCGGTGCGCACCCCGCTGGCGGAGACGGCCGGCGCGCGGCTGGCCAATCCGCCGCTTCTGGTTCCGGTGCTGCGCGCCGGGCTGGGCATGGTTGATCAGGCGCATGCGCTGATCCCCGAGGCGCAGGTCGGCTTCGTCGGGGTGGCCCGCAACGAGGAGACGCATCAGCCGACCCCCTATCTGGAGTCGCTGCCCGACGATCTGAGCGCAAGGCCGGTGATCGTGCTGGACCCGATGCTGGCCACCGGCGGGTCGATGGTGCACACGTTGGAGCTGCTGTTCGCCCGCGACGCCGTGGACGTCACCGCCATCTGTGTCGTCTGCGCCCCCGAAGGTCTTGCGGCACTGGAGAAGGCGGCGCCAGAGCTGCTGTTGTTCACCGCCAGCGTCGACTCCGGGCTGAACGAGATCGCCTACATCGTGCCGGGTCTCGGCGATGCCGGCGACCGCCAGTTCGGCCCCCGCTGA
- a CDS encoding ESX-1 secretion-associated protein has translation MFLSVDTDTVRGYGRASSGHAATLHDAASRLTAAADGTAAFGPVGARFLTALGRAAGDDAAAVTTLGGKLAAAREGALRSAQAYDGADARAATRIAL, from the coding sequence ATGTTCCTGTCCGTCGACACCGACACCGTGCGCGGCTATGGCCGCGCTTCGAGCGGCCACGCCGCCACCCTGCACGACGCCGCCTCACGGCTGACCGCCGCGGCGGACGGGACGGCCGCGTTCGGGCCCGTCGGCGCGCGGTTCCTGACCGCGCTCGGCCGGGCCGCCGGCGACGACGCCGCTGCCGTCACCACCCTGGGCGGCAAGCTGGCGGCGGCACGCGAGGGCGCCCTGCGGTCGGCGCAGGCCTATGACGGCGCCGACGCGCGGGCTGCGACGCGGATCGCGCTCTGA
- a CDS encoding C40 family peptidase, with translation MPSALVSTLAAPIRRVQALVGPGWSGDPAGDPAAVLAGVRDTLTDVADAAGQAWRETEAGWSGAGADAAAEFAATTSAAIDDAAVRAGALGSVAREAAGAVAVAHRRLQDIVDEFEARAAALEPRLDQPGVAKELLTEARDALGRAIAVVKELLAELDRHAAAIADRPAPPATTPAGWSGAGGGPLAGGGSGGGPGGGLGADPVALTSAETPMDTPEAAAFGDGVAVRLPDGTVVMAPNAVAASAVRHALTQLGVPYQWGGTTPGQGLDCSGLTQWAYHQAGLDLPRLAQEQDVGAAVAPGSLLPGDLAVWDGHVAMIVGDGTMIEAGDPVKLSPIRTSNAGQGFQGFWRPTA, from the coding sequence ATGCCCAGCGCCCTGGTCAGCACGCTCGCCGCGCCGATCCGCCGGGTGCAGGCGCTGGTCGGCCCCGGGTGGTCGGGCGATCCTGCCGGCGACCCGGCCGCGGTGCTGGCCGGGGTGCGCGACACGCTGACCGACGTCGCCGACGCGGCCGGACAGGCCTGGCGTGAGACCGAGGCGGGCTGGTCGGGCGCCGGCGCGGACGCCGCGGCCGAGTTCGCGGCGACGACGTCCGCGGCGATCGACGACGCGGCGGTGCGAGCCGGCGCGCTGGGCTCGGTGGCCCGCGAGGCCGCCGGGGCGGTCGCCGTGGCCCACCGCCGCCTGCAGGACATCGTCGACGAGTTCGAGGCCAGGGCGGCGGCGCTCGAACCCCGGCTGGATCAACCCGGGGTGGCCAAGGAACTCCTCACCGAGGCGCGGGACGCGCTCGGCCGGGCGATCGCCGTGGTCAAGGAACTGCTCGCCGAACTGGACCGGCACGCGGCCGCCATCGCCGACAGGCCGGCACCGCCCGCCACCACGCCGGCCGGCTGGTCCGGTGCCGGTGGAGGCCCCTTGGCTGGGGGCGGCTCCGGCGGTGGGCCCGGCGGTGGTCTCGGCGCGGATCCGGTGGCGCTGACGTCCGCCGAGACACCGATGGACACACCCGAGGCGGCGGCGTTCGGGGACGGGGTGGCGGTGCGGCTGCCCGACGGGACCGTGGTGATGGCGCCGAACGCGGTGGCCGCCAGCGCCGTGCGGCACGCACTGACCCAACTGGGTGTGCCGTACCAGTGGGGCGGGACCACACCGGGTCAGGGTCTGGACTGCAGCGGCCTGACACAGTGGGCGTATCACCAGGCGGGGCTGGATCTTCCGCGGCTGGCTCAGGAGCAGGACGTCGGCGCGGCCGTCGCGCCAGGCTCGCTGCTGCCCGGAGATCTGGCGGTGTGGGACGGCCACGTCGCGATGATCGTGGGTGACGGCACGATGATCGAGGCCGGTGACCCCGTCAAGCTCTCGCCGATCCGGACAA